From Saccopteryx leptura isolate mSacLep1 chromosome 3, mSacLep1_pri_phased_curated, whole genome shotgun sequence, one genomic window encodes:
- the RPS11 gene encoding small ribosomal subunit protein uS17 isoform X1 — protein sequence MADIQTERAYQKQPTIFQNKKRVLLGETGKEKLPRYYKNIGLGFKTPKEAIEGTYIDKKCPFTGNVSIRGRILSGVVTKMKMQRTIVIRRDYLHYIRKYNRFEKRHKNMSVHLSPCFRDVQIGDIVTVGECRPLSKTVRFNVLKVTKAAGTKKQFQKF from the exons ATGGCGGACATTCAG ACGGAGCGTGCCTACCAAAAGCAGCCCACCATCTTTCAAAATAAGAAGAGGGTGCTGCTTGGAGAAACTGGCAAAGAGAAGCTTCCCCGGTACTACAAGAACATCGGCCTGGGTTTCAAGACGCCCAAAGAG GCCATTGAAGGCACCTACATCGACAAGAAATGCCCCTTTACCGGAAATGTCTCCATCAGGGGGCGCATCTTGTCTG gcGTGGTAACCAAAATGAAGATGCAGAGGACCATTGTTATCCGCCGAGACTACCTCCACTACATCCGAAAGTATAACCGCTTTGAGAAGCGCCATAAGAACATGTCAGTGCACCTGTCCCCCTGCTTCAG AGATGTCCAGATTGGTGATATTGTCACTGTGGGTGAGTGCCGACCCCTGAGCAAGACCGTACGCTTCAACGTGCTCAAGGTCACCAAGGCTGCTGGCACCAAGAAACAGTTCCAGAAGTTTTGA
- the RPS11 gene encoding small ribosomal subunit protein uS17 isoform X2: protein MADIQTERAYQKQPTIFQNKKRVLLGETGKEKLPRYYKNIGLGFKTPKEAIEGTYIDKKCPFTGNVSIRGRILSGVVTKMKMQRTIVIRRDYLHYIRKYNRFEKRHKNMSVHLSPCFRHCSLSTEMSRLVILSLWVSADP, encoded by the exons ATGGCGGACATTCAG ACGGAGCGTGCCTACCAAAAGCAGCCCACCATCTTTCAAAATAAGAAGAGGGTGCTGCTTGGAGAAACTGGCAAAGAGAAGCTTCCCCGGTACTACAAGAACATCGGCCTGGGTTTCAAGACGCCCAAAGAG GCCATTGAAGGCACCTACATCGACAAGAAATGCCCCTTTACCGGAAATGTCTCCATCAGGGGGCGCATCTTGTCTG gcGTGGTAACCAAAATGAAGATGCAGAGGACCATTGTTATCCGCCGAGACTACCTCCACTACATCCGAAAGTATAACCGCTTTGAGAAGCGCCATAAGAACATGTCAGTGCACCTGTCCCCCTGCTTCAG ACACTGCTCCCTCTCCACAGAGATGTCCAGATTGGTGATATTGTCACTGTGGGTGAGTGCCGACCCCTGA